Proteins from one Podospora pseudoanserina strain CBS 124.78 chromosome 1, whole genome shotgun sequence genomic window:
- a CDS encoding hypothetical protein (COG:G; COG:O; EggNog:ENOG503P073), whose protein sequence is MASTRSSSGLRAVSLFCLIAASQAVPHGNVFKRQGTSSTRNGCFVSNVNGQRLLSASTYASDAMTVESCASFCFRHKYFALEFGRECYCGNSYTAQPVSDTQCSMPCAGNPAQNCGAGNRVDLYTNGLYVPRAPATLSTPYLGCFVDEGPRVLPNNLLGASDMTAEKCAAHCSNYSYFGLEYGRECWCGNSKPKNPAPETDCSFPCSGDDSQLCGAGGRINVWGSPLPSPENVGDFEYTGCFTDAVGQRSLRGKTTYDSQMTLEKCAASCSGYDYFGVSFAEECYCGDTLEPTAEEVPQAECAMRCPGNYNQVCGDADRLNVYSNAQCLPDPESPLSVPGFNYQACWTDQVGDRSLRDVVERSDNMTVETCAAICEDFNFFGVEFGRECFCGNTLFGEVAPASDCTFRCAGDSTQLCGAVDRLNLYYATVPQTTTSTVATPTPTPTLPVEEEDDGESTATTETPTPTSTLPGGDEEDEEPTPVSTAVDAEPTDTDVEDEPPVETDVEDEEDDEALPTPTPN, encoded by the exons ATGGCTTCCACTCGCTCATCTTCTGGCCTGCGGGCTGTGTCTCTCTTTTGCCTTATTGCCGCTTCTCAGGCCGTCCCTCACGGCAATGTCTTCAAACGCCAGGGCACTTCGTCAACCCGCAATGGATGCTTCGTCAGCAACGTCAATGGCCAACGTCTTCTGTCCGCCTCTACCTACGCCAGTGATGCCATGACCGTCGAGAGCTGTGCGTCCTTCTGCTTTAGGCACAAGTACTTTGCTCTCGAATTTGGCCGTGAGTGCTACTGCGGAAACTCCTACACTGCCCAGCCCGTCAGTGATACCCAGTGCTCTATGCCATGCGCTGGCAACCCAGCACAGAATTGTGGCGCCGGTAACCGTGTCGACCTCTACACCAACGGACTCTACGTTCCCCGAGCACCCGCCACCCTGAGCACACCTTACCTCGGTTGCTTTGTTGACGAGGGACCCCGTGTgctccccaacaacctcctgGGCGCCAGTGATATGACAGCTGAGAAGTGTGCTGCCCACTGTTCCAACTATTCTTACTTTGGTCTCGAGTATGGCAGAGAG TGCTGGTGTGGAAACTCCAAGCCAAAGAACCCTGCCCCTGAAACAGATTGCTCATTCCCTTGCTCCGGAGACGACTCTCAGCTCTGCGGTGCCGGCGGCCGGATCAATGTCTGGGGatcccctcttccttcccctgAAAATGTTGGCGACTTCGAATACACTGGCTGCTTCACCGATGCCGTTGGTCAGCGTTCGCTCAGAGGCAAGACCACCTACGACTCACAGATGACCTTGGAGAAGTGTGCGGCCTCCTGCTCCGGATACGATTACTTTGGCGTCTCATTTGCGGAAGAATGCTACTGCGGTGACACACTGGAGCCAACAGCCGAGGAGGTTCCCCAGGCCGAGTGCGCGATGCGTTGCCCCGGCAACTACAACCAGGTCTGCGGCGACGCCGACAGGTTGAACGTCTACTCCAACGCCCAGTGTCTCCCGGATCCGGAAAGCCCACTCAGCGTTCCCGGCTTCAACTACCAGGCCTGCTGGACCGATCAGGTTGGCGACCGCTCCCTTCGCGATGTCGTGGAGCGTAGCGACAACATGACTGTCGAGACATGCGCCGCCATTTGCGAGGACTTCAACTTCTTTGGTGTCGAGTTCGGCAGGGAATGCTTCTGTGGCAACACCCTCTTCGGAGAGGTGGCACCTGCTAGCGATTGCACTTTCCGGTGCGCCGGTGACTCGACACAGCTCTGCGGTGCTGTTGACCGGTTGAACCTGTACTATGCTACTGTTCCCCAAACCACGACATCGACTGTTGCCACACCTACTCCTACACCTACCCTCcctgttgaagaagaggatgatggggagtcCACTGCTACCACTGAgaccccaactcccacttCCACTCTCCCCGgcggtgacgaggaggatgaggagccCACACCTGTGTCCACTGCCGTGGATGCTGAGCCCACTGACACCGACGTGGAGGATGAGCCTCCCGTTGAGACTGACGtggaagacgaagaggacgatgaggcTCTTCCCACTCCTACTCCCAACTAA
- a CDS encoding hypothetical protein (EggNog:ENOG503NYSZ; COG:S), with protein sequence MPVTIKTGNTWPEAWDRELKVDSSFRRENETGPQYVNPKATSSSALLAGVSREEHSQSKGILQCSLAFDDKDLADSFVSPSNNGFVNTMVHAYSYHHHVVLRPEDIWFAVLTQFSFYMNKNAEALRSLFVAHEGKKELSIEMDDQGGGLENVDFGIFAKKMTHLLQENVLDPDFRQWIIPNFTTTTDNDLVVGSILMMGGLKEYFAYSCYTCCGMPSVTLLGEREDYEKILKRLDGLPRLGKEPTTFGLLLGPIIRRFIASFDNPRDPDVLSFWARSVDRESDSGTDDLTGWISAFCFWDSLGQCTYDGDNNWPSRLTLDGVKYGYAKTEEIPNGFAAVPVKIVYFGDEIHSRMVAGSVGIRGITYNERFGVDDSAPASASGRVTPLRDTIQPVVGWWIYRTENDTKGVNFSFKNRPSEPRFQSQAKPNAKLNSKSRAKQLVHQFIGLFKSHGI encoded by the coding sequence ATGCCTGTCACAATCAAGACCGGGAACACATGGCCCGAGGCGTGGGACCGAGAGCTCAAGGTTGATAGTTCCTTTCGACGTGAGAATGAGACAGGGCCCCAGTACGTGAACCCTAAGGCGACTAGTTCGAGTGCCCTCCTCGCTGGAGTGTCGCGCGAAGAGCATAGCCAGAGCAAAGGCATTCTCCAGTGCTCCCTCGCCTTCGACGATAAGGACTTGGCCGACAGCTTCGTCTCGCCTTCCAATAACGGCTTCGTCAACACCATGGTTCATGCGTACAGCTATCATCACCATGTTGTCCTCCGTCCCGAGGACATCTGGTTCGCCGTTCTCACACAGTTCAGTTTCTACATGAACAAGAACGCCGAAGCTCTACGCTCCCTATTTGTAGCCCACGAAGGCAAGAAGGAACTTTCGATTGAGATGGACGATCAAGGCGGTGGTCTCGAGAACGTTGACTTTGGCATCTTTGCCAAGAAGATGACGCACCTACTCCAGGAGAATGTGCTCGACCCAGACTTTCGTCAGTGGATCATCCccaacttcaccaccactaccGACAACGATCTCGTGGTTGGCAGCATCCTTATGATGGGCGGGCTAAAGGAATACTTCGCTTACAGCTGTTACACGTGCTGTGGTATGCCCTCCGTGACCCTTCTGGGTGAGCGCGAGGACTACGAGAAGATTCTCAAACGACTCGATGGTTTGCCCCGTCTCGGCAAGGAGCCCACAACATTTGGCCTGTTGCTTGGCCCCATCATCCGCCGCTTCATCGCCAGCTTCGACAACCCAAGAGACCCGGATGTGCTCAGTTTCTGGGCCCGCTCCGTAGATCGAGAGTCCGATAGCGGGACGGATGACCTCACCGGCTGGATCTCAGCCTTTTGTTTCTGGGATTCGCTGGGCCAGTGCACGTACGATGGCGATAACAACTGGCCCAGCAGACTGACCCTTGACGGAGTCAAATATGGCTATGCTAAGACGGAGGAGATTCCTAACGGCTTCGCTGCAGTTCCGGTTAAAATTGTGTACTTCGGTGATGAGATACACAGCCGGATGGTGGCGGGATCGGTGGGCATTCGAGGGATAACATATAACGAACGATTTGGCGTGGACGACTCTGCACCTGCATCAGCTTCTGGTAGAGTTACACCTCTGCGGGACACGATCCAGCctgtggttggttggtggattTACAGGACTGAGAACGACACTAAGGGCGTGAACTTTTCGTTCAAAAATAGGCCTTCTGAGCCTCGCTTTCAGAGCCAGGCCAAGCCGAACGCTAAACTGAATTCTAAAAGCCGTGCCAAGCAATTAGTCCACCAGTTCATAGGGCTGTTTAAGAGCCATGGCATATAA
- a CDS encoding hypothetical protein (COG:M; EggNog:ENOG503NX9N) — MDNILLIPQLPLSFMASVLAIQLDIYPHSAETGEVLWPARQAFGYLIGISFAVIFPLIFIAFRVNPIAGFFSTYIWAQPREPDEEPIYVPLSPKLKDFHTHIPGLRRLWEWRRYLSAQSGTSSSNTGMVSSDLQGEKWSSAVETDYPLHRWGLGLRRVFRRKAMEDLDGGNGKQGSEHGGKYDGDDLGQVRNYKQTMAYGAMKETVKEVRGGDDEVQEESKGKLRGAVDGVTERMKASVSRRRVVARVDLEKGDLRQDH; from the exons ATGGACAACATCTTGCTGATTCCGCAGCTTCCCCTGTCTTTCATGGCAAGCGTACTGGCCATCCAGCTTGATATCTATCCCCACTCTGCCGAAACAGGAGAAGTTCTGTGGCCAGCTCGTCAAGCCTTTGGATACCTGA TTGGAATCTCATTTGCTGTAATCTTTCCGCTCATTTTCATCGCCTTCAGAGTCAACCCCATAGCAGGGTTCTTCTCAACCTACATCTGGGCCCAACCACGCGAGCCTGACGAAGAGCCAATCTACGTCCCACTTTCCCCTAAACTGAAAGATTTTCATACCCATATTCCTGGCCTACGGCGCTTATGGGAGTGGCGTAGGTATCTCTCTGCACAATCGGggacctcgtcctccaacACTGGAATGGTGTCCAGTGACCTCCAGGGTGAGAAGTGGAGTAGTGCTGTTGAGACAGACTACCCTCTTCATAGGTGGGGCTTGGggctgaggagggtgttCAGACGGAAGGCGATGGAGGATCTGGATGGTGGGAATGGTAAGCAGGGGAGTGAACATGGTGGGAAGtatgatggtgatgacttAGGACAGGTGCGGAACTATAAGCAGACAATGGCGTATGGTGCGATGAAGGAAACGGTGAAGGAAGTAAGAGGAGGCGACGATGAGGTGCAAGAAGAGAGTAAAGGGAAACTAAgaggtgctgttgatggggtGACGGAGCGGATGAAAGCAAGCGTGTCGAGACGGCGGGTAGTTGCGAGGGTGGatttggagaagggggacTTGCGGCAGGATCACTGA
- a CDS encoding hypothetical protein (COG:M; EggNog:ENOG503NX9N) codes for MLTVRSQALEGNPNQGSSRIERRAIALFIPILGFGTHSSQKNLAALMKGEYPSMNQQESRFRREKSRTFTRMRQEPTETFTERPGEPLMTLLLRGYLRPRRNDTSLHCRRTLAQFTYRTLESTQERDDNQVMLKWSRKHRHDINSSKYPLLMVDQLWLWILDDKDNTVVTCCPDSDSDHPTTNDSLLYHMRARLKSKNSRPLIQSGLELANLIIKCSVTFLRRQGPLHASLQETFETSINEISNELSQQFKSFQELVKRLDAKKITQREKLKLTDKLFELTKETALVSNIMDIQNELKTIRSVFLAQQEAIRQFRELAPMFSSCSTSAETNQPKKKKAMRKPLRENQVKDNVKLIKSNIEAVDELARDAENIHRELNNLLDLKQKLANVWEARFARIGTEQAHRQGNVRRILIQFKLCYQ; via the exons ATGCTGACAGTCAGATCACAGGCGCTTGAAGGGAACCCAAACCAAGGCAGTTCCCGCATAGAAAGACGAGCCATAGCTTTATTC ATTCCGATACTCGGCTTTGGGACGCACAGTTCTCAGAAAAACCTGGCCGCATTAATGAAAGGAGAGTACCCTTCAATGAATCAACAAGAATCACGTTTCAGACGAGAGAAGTCTAGGACATTCACTAGAATGCGCCAAGAGCCAACCGAAACCTTCACTGAGCGACCGGGAGAACCACTTATGACTCTGCTTCTCCGAGGGTATTTGAGGCCCAGAAGGAACGACACCTCACTTCACTGCCGACGTACTCTTGCTCAGTTCACTTATCGTACCCTCGAGAGTACTCAGGAAAGGGATGACAATCAGGTTATGCTGAAGTGGAGTAGGAAACACCGCCACGATATAAACTCCTCCAAATATCCTCTACTTATGGTAGACCAACTCTGGCTATGGATTCTGGACGACAAAGATAACACAGTTGTCACATGCTGTCCTGATTCCGACTCCGATCATCCGACAACGAACGATAGCCTTTTGTATCACATGCGAGCGAGGCTCAAGTCGAAAAACAGCCGTCCCCTCATTCAATCTGGGCTGGAATTGGCAAATTTGATCATCAAGTGCAGCGTCACGTTTCTGCGCCGGCAGGGACCCCTGCATGCCTCACTTCAGGAAACATTTGAGACCAGTATAAACGAGATT TCCAATGAGCTATCACAGCAGTTCAAAAGCTTCCAGGAGCTGGTCAAAAGGCTTGACGCCAAGAAGATAACCCAGCGAGAGAAACTCAAACTTACCGACAAACTCTTTGAGCTTACCAAGGAAACTGCCCTTGTGTCTAACATCATGGATATCCAAAATGAACTCAAGACAATCAGGAGTGTTTTTCTCGCCCAACAAGAAGCCATCAGGCAGTTCCGAGAGCTGGCGCCCATGTTTTCCAGCTGTTCGACATCAGCTGAGACAAAccagccaaagaagaagaaggctatGAGAAAACCTTTACGGGAAAATCAAGTCAAGGATAATGTTAAGCTGATAAAGTCGAACATTGAGGCGGTGGATGAACTGGCTAGGGATGCCGAGAACATACACAGAGAG CTGAATAACCTGCTCGATCTCAAGCAGAAGCTTGCCAACGTCTGGGAGGCCAGATTCGCGCGGATTGGCACTGAACAGGCTCATCGCCAGGGGAATGTACGTCGTATTTTAATCCAGTTCAAGCTGTGCTACCAGTGA
- a CDS encoding hypothetical protein (COG:I; EggNog:ENOG503Q5KU), producing MVDVADKDGRIPLHIAVMKASRTGQQKSTWEAIIQKLVSTLTPRQTAGANPKDHRGFTPWDYAERAMGQHRMWLKKLKIHDLRTGATAAQHERLEALVAPPQDSDQYVACRKAEATLVQFYIQDSTGDKTEKFEMQHPDVYKVLYNPQYQAHIIFDRNRIRSLTSTCRWIHLPATNEKWAQVNTFTFCFFVDRARTDRIGSGSFHQPENH from the exons ATGGTCGACGTCGCGGATAAAGATGGCCGTATCCCACTGCACATTGCAGTCATGAAAGCCTCTCGTACTGGCCAGCAAAAGTCAACATGGGAAGCGATTATCCAAAAGCTTGTCAGTACTTTGACACCCAGGCAAACAGCTGGCGCAAATCCTAAGGACCACCGAGGTTTCACACCGTGGGACTATGCAGAGAGGGCGATGGGACAGCACAGAATGTggctgaagaagctgaagatTCATGACCTACGAACCggagcaacagcagcacaacATGAGAGGCTTGAGGCATTGGTCGCTCCTCCGCAAGACTCAGACCAATATGTAGCTTGCCGTAAAGCAGAAGCCACACTGGTTCAATTCTACATCCAGGATTCCACTGGCGACAAAACCGAAAAGTTCGAAATGCAGCATCCGGATGTCTACAAAGTCCTCTACAACCCACAGTACCAGGCCCACATCATTTTTGATCGAAACAGAATACGGTCTCTCACATCGACTTGCCGGTGGATTCATCTACCGGCAACGAAT GAGAAATGGGCCCAGGTGAATACCTTcactttttgtttttttgttgataGGGCTAGGACTGACCGTATTGGTTCAGGATCTTTTCACCAGCCTGAAAATCATTGA